One segment of Pempheris klunzingeri isolate RE-2024b chromosome 20, fPemKlu1.hap1, whole genome shotgun sequence DNA contains the following:
- the mrm1 gene encoding rRNA methyltransferase 1, mitochondrial has product MWTFSVAHQHKLLLVWTRRWHKPASLPGVGSQFASYRVSAALRRPEDRSITPGAKRRSRVLNTSGVPHKSVVSDGRQHGERSTQTRGWKNEPPVLQTADQWRGGNSRVSSELRKLCLEDFPAERERPGRHKPALDHKAEDYEIVFGVSPCLLALTQGRRKARKLFVKDEEASQRTSVLTVCEEAHRRGVQVQRVTKKDLDKMSSGRVHQGVCLQASPLSYLTEDSAPSRKGSNAPLWLVLEKIQDPMNLGAILRSAYFLGVDRVASSLHHSCPLSPVVSKASSGVMEAMGVYGYENLQDMVKVKVAQGWQVVGTVGSEAGAPQIPVTQCSDFKMTKPTLLLMGSEGEGLSQQLLSLCQTLLTIPAGRELSPGIESLNVSVATGILLHSLLSSR; this is encoded by the coding sequence ATGTGGACATTCAGTGTTGCACATCAGCACAAGCTTCTATTAGTTTGGACTAGAAGATGGCACAAGCCTGCATCACTGCCTGGAGTGGGCTCCCAGTTTGCCTCTTATCGTGTCTCAGCTGCCCTCCGGCGCCCAGAGGACAGGAGCATCACCCCTGGGGCGAAGAGAAGAAGCAGGGTGTTAAATACCTCCGGTGTCCCACATAAGTCTGTTGTATCTGATGGACGGCAGCACGGTGAGAGGTCAACTCAGACTAGAGGGTGGAAAAACGAGCCCCCGGTGCTGCAGACGGCAGATCAGTGGAGGGGAGGCAACAGCAGAGTGTCGTCTGAGCTCAGGAAGCTGTGTCTGGAGGATTTccctgcagagagggagaggccgGGGAGACACAAGCCAGCGCTGGACCACAAAGCAGAGGACTATGAGATTGTGTTTGGCGTGTCTCCCTGTCTCTTGGCTCTCACTCAGGGCAGAAGGAAGGCCCGTAAACTGTTTGTAAAAGACGAGGAGGCCTCTCAAAGGACGTCTGTGTTAACTGTGTGTGAGGAGGCTCATCGGCGAGGAGTGCAAGTCCAGCGGGTCACTAAGAAAGATCTGGACAAGATGTCCTCCGGGCGAGTGCATCAAGGAGTGTGTCTGCAAGCCAGTCCTCTGAGCTATCTCACCGAGGACTCTGCACCCAGCCGAAAAGGCAGCAACGCCCCTCTCTGGCTCGTCCTGGAGAAAATTCAGGACCCGATGAATCTGGGTGCCATCCTGCGCTCTGCGTATTTCCTCGGCGTGGACAGAGTGGCCAGCAGTCTCCACCACAGCTGCCCGTTGTCTCCGGTGGTGAGCAAGGCCAGCTCGGGCGTCATGGAGGCGATGGGGGTGTACGGGTATGAAAACCTCCAGGATATGGTCAAGGTGAAGGTGGCGCAGGGCTGGCAGGTGGTTGGCACAGTGGGATCTGAAGCAGGGGCGCCCCAGATTCCTGTCACCCAGTGTTCAGACTTCAAGATGACCAAACCCACGTTGTTGTTGATGGGGAGCGAAGGGGAAGGGTTGTCccagcagctgctctctctgtgccAAACTCTTCTCACCATCCCGGCTGGCAGGGAGCTGTCCCCCGGTATAGAGTCTCTAAACGTCTCGGTCGCTACTGGCATCCTGCTGCActctctgctgtcctccagGTGA